A genomic window from Anguilla rostrata isolate EN2019 chromosome 14, ASM1855537v3, whole genome shotgun sequence includes:
- the LOC135238892 gene encoding molybdopterin synthase catalytic subunit, translating to MNDHDRGPQDLIKLTHDKLSAGAVSEDVLCASCGAVSMFIGTTRNNFEGKKVVQLEYEAYIPMAESQLKKIFSEIRERWSTIRHICVHHRLGVVPVTEASVIIAISSPHRSESLEAVAYCINALKASVPIWKKEVYETEDSTWKENKECLWAEGVLK from the exons ATGAATGACCATGACCGAGGTCCACAGGACCTTATCAAGCTTACCCATGACAAGCTCTCAGCTGGTGCTGTATCTGAAGATGTGTTGTGTGCTTCTTGTGGAGCTGTCTCCATGTTCATTG GCACCACTAGGAACAATTTTGAAGGAAAGAAGGTTGTTCAACTTGAATATGAAGCTTACATTCCAATGGCAGAGTCACaactgaagaaaatattcagtgagATAAGGGAACGATGGTCAACCATTAGACACATCTGTGTTCATCACAGACTGGG TGTTGTCCCGGTAACAGAAGCCAGTGTCATCATCGCCATCTCCTCCCCGCACAGGAGTGAGTCTCTGGAGGCAGTTGCGTATTGCATCAATGCACTGAAAGCAAGTGTGCCCATCTGGAAAAAA gAGGTCTATGAAACTGAAGATTCCACTTGGAAGGAGAACAAGGAATGCCTGTGGGCTGAGGGGGTGCTCAAGTAA
- the LOC135239650 gene encoding follistatin-A-like codes for MLRMLEKYQLHPGIILLFIWLSYFIEDHKVQAGNCWLQQGKNGRCQVLYMPGMSREECCRSGRLGTSWTEEDVPNSTLFRWMIFNGGAPNCIPCKETCDSVDCGPGKRCKMNKRNKPRCICAPDCSSVTWKGPVCGSDGKTYKDECALLKARCKNHPDLEIQYQGKCRKTCHDVQCPGSFTCVVDQTNNAYCVTCNRICPEVISPEQYLCGNDGITYSSACHLRKATCLHGRSIGVAYEGKCIKANSCNDIQCSPGKKCLWDARMSRGRCSVCEETCPESRSDESVCASDNATYPSECAMKQAACSLGVLLEIKHSGSCNSITEDQEEEEEDEDQDYMTYFHLSPTVDG; via the exons ATGCTAAGGATGCTAGAAAAATACCAGCTCCACCCGggcataattttattattcatatggCTCAGTTATTTCATTGAGGATCACAAAGTTCAGG CTGGTAACTGCTGGCTGCAACAGGGGAAAAACGGAAGATGCCAGGTCCTCTACATGCCTGGAATGAGCAGAGAGGAGTGCTGCAGAAGTGGAAGACTGGGGACTTCATGGACAGAGGAGGATGTGCCGAATAGCACCTTATTTCGCTGGATGATCTTCAATGGGGGAGCTCCGAATTGTATACCTTGTAAAG AAACATGCGACAGTGTTGACTGCGGTCCAGGAAAGAGatgtaaaatgaacaaaaggaACAAACCTCGCTGCATCTGCGCTCCTGACTGTTCCAGTGTCACTTGGAAGGGACCTGTTTGTGGGTCCGATGGAAAGACATACAAAGATGAATGCGCCTTATTGAAAGCAAGATGTAAAAACCACCCAGACCTGGAGATTCAATACCAGGGCAAATGCAGGA agacTTGCCATGATGTTCAGTGCCCTGGAAGCTTCACGTGTGTAGTGGACCAGACCAATAATGCCTATTGTGTCACATGTAATCGAATTTGCCCTGAAGTAATATCACCTGAACAATACCTGTGTGGCAATGATGGAATCACATATTCCAGCGCTTGCCACTTGAGGAAGGCTACCTGTCTCCATGGCAGATCTATTGGAGTCGCATATGAGGGAAAGTGCATAA AGGCCAATTCATGCAATGACATCCAGTGCAGTCCAGGAAAGAAGTGTCTTTGGGATGCGCGTAtgagcagggggcgctgttccgTCTGCGAGGAGACGTGTCCGGAGAGCCGGTCAGACGAGTCCGTGTGTGCCAGTGATAACGCCACATATCCCAGCGAGTGTGCCATGAAGCAGGCCGCTTGCTCTTTAGGAGTTCTCCTGGAAATTAAGCATTCTGGATCTTGCAACT CCATTACTGAAGaccaagaggaagaggaagaagatgaagacCAGGACTACATGACTTATTTCCATTTATCTCCAACAGTGGATGGATAA
- the LOC135238893 gene encoding molybdopterin synthase sulfur carrier subunit has product MNTEVLVLYFAKSAELAGLKSEIISVPQELTSQELWQELENRHPRLSAIREQVVIAVRQQYVVLGNQHVSLRQGDEVAVIPPLSGG; this is encoded by the exons ATGAATACCGAG GTGCTGGTGCTCTATTTTGCCAAAAGTGCAGAATTGGCAGGACTCAAATCGGAGATCATTAGTGTCCCTCAAGAATTAACGTCCCAAGAACTGTGGCAGGAACTGGAAAACCGACATCCTAG ACTGTCTGCGATTCGTGAGCAAGTGGTGATTGCAGTGCGTCAACAATACGTGGTCCTGGGTAATCAGCACGTGAGTCTGCGGCAAGGTGACGAGGTCGCTGTCATTCCTCCGCTCAGCGGTGGCTAA